A window of Clavibacter michiganensis contains these coding sequences:
- a CDS encoding TIGR03943 family putative permease subunit, translating into MPSPDNREPADRTVTALRRARRRRAAGGRASSTVGLVLLAACIVSTLWLTITGQLGLYIHPRYFVFTGIMAVIGLVATVAGFALRPADAAEEHDHDHGSAALGDRADGPAELPAARASLRARASRVAVAAVVTVTVVAVLVLPPRTLTQSTVTQRALNSSTVASDAAPDQELLGTSDFSTLGVKDWSQLLAQTTDPTFFTSKSVDITGFVSADPDDPDDVFYVTRFVVTCCAVDAQPVGVPVYQPGWKSTLQTDEWVRVTGPFASNPSAKSRQPLAVMPQGVQQVDQPADPYVY; encoded by the coding sequence ATGCCATCGCCTGACAACCGGGAGCCCGCCGACCGGACCGTGACCGCCCTCCGCCGCGCCCGACGCCGCCGCGCCGCGGGCGGCCGCGCCTCCTCCACGGTGGGCCTCGTGCTCCTCGCCGCGTGCATCGTCTCGACGCTGTGGCTGACGATCACCGGCCAGCTCGGCCTCTACATCCACCCGCGCTACTTCGTGTTCACCGGGATCATGGCGGTCATCGGCCTGGTCGCGACGGTCGCCGGGTTCGCGCTCCGCCCGGCCGACGCCGCGGAGGAGCACGACCACGACCACGGATCCGCCGCGCTCGGCGACCGCGCCGACGGCCCCGCCGAGCTCCCCGCCGCCCGCGCCTCCCTCCGCGCCCGCGCCTCCCGCGTCGCCGTCGCCGCCGTCGTCACGGTCACGGTCGTCGCCGTCCTCGTGCTCCCGCCGCGCACGCTCACCCAGAGCACCGTCACGCAGCGCGCGCTCAACTCGAGCACGGTCGCCTCCGACGCCGCGCCCGACCAGGAGCTCCTCGGCACCAGCGACTTCTCCACCCTGGGCGTCAAGGACTGGTCGCAGCTCCTCGCCCAGACCACGGATCCGACCTTCTTCACCTCGAAGTCCGTCGACATCACGGGCTTCGTGAGCGCCGACCCCGACGATCCCGACGACGTCTTTTACGTCACGCGCTTCGTCGTCACCTGCTGCGCGGTCGACGCGCAGCCCGTAGGCGTCCCCGTCTACCAGCCCGGCTGGAAGTCGACGCTGCAGACCGACGAGTGGGTGCGCGTCACCGGCCCGTTCGCGTCGAACCCGAGCGCGAAGAGCAGGCAGCCGCTCGCGGTCATGCCGCAGGGCGTCCAGCAGGTCGACCAGCCCGCCGACCCCTACGTCTACTGA
- a CDS encoding cupin domain-containing protein, producing the protein MTTPPVTDLAAELREVTAHWTPLVVGRVNDQYVKVAKLLGELTWHAHDAEDEMFLVVSGRLRIQLPDDQEVVLGPGQFHVVPRGVRHNPVADEEVEIVLIETVTTAHTGDVVVPGTVPVERQVGDFR; encoded by the coding sequence ATGACGACTCCTCCCGTGACCGATCTCGCCGCCGAGCTCCGCGAGGTGACCGCCCACTGGACGCCCCTGGTCGTGGGACGGGTCAACGACCAGTACGTGAAGGTCGCCAAGCTGCTCGGCGAGCTGACGTGGCACGCGCACGACGCCGAGGATGAGATGTTCCTCGTCGTCTCGGGCCGCCTCCGCATCCAGCTGCCGGACGACCAGGAGGTCGTGCTCGGTCCCGGGCAGTTCCACGTCGTGCCGCGGGGCGTGCGGCACAACCCCGTCGCGGACGAGGAGGTGGAGATCGTGCTCATCGAGACGGTCACCACCGCGCACACCGGCGACGTGGTCGTGCCGGGCACCGTGCCCGTCGAGCGGCAGGTGGGCGACTTCCGCTGA